One window of Nocardia sp. NBC_00508 genomic DNA carries:
- a CDS encoding TetR/AcrR family transcriptional regulator, whose protein sequence is MPPTTSRRAAATAARRAQIIAASIATIAELGYRRTTFGRIAERGGLSSTRLISYHFASKDDLVAAVVADIFTSINEFLIDRAREDPATRPLQNPPDTVQRPRNSSGADELRAYITGVVAFVDAHRVRMRALQSIFAAVHDEPRNAAAYSPDTDRGVLGHIEDILRHGQARGEFRAFDTFTMAAAIQRSLGGLPLLLQTKPDLDLRDYATELVTLFDLATRHPNHKPDR, encoded by the coding sequence ATGCCACCCACCACCTCCCGGCGTGCTGCCGCGACAGCTGCACGGCGTGCGCAGATCATTGCGGCAAGCATCGCCACCATCGCCGAACTCGGTTACCGCCGAACCACATTCGGCCGGATCGCGGAGCGGGGCGGATTGAGCAGCACCCGGCTCATCTCCTACCACTTCGCCAGCAAGGACGACCTGGTCGCCGCCGTCGTAGCCGACATCTTCACCTCGATCAATGAGTTCCTGATCGACCGAGCACGCGAGGATCCGGCCACCCGCCCACTCCAGAACCCACCAGATACCGTGCAACGCCCCCGGAACAGCTCCGGCGCCGACGAACTGCGCGCCTACATCACCGGAGTGGTCGCCTTCGTCGACGCGCACCGCGTGCGGATGCGAGCGCTACAGTCGATCTTCGCCGCCGTTCACGACGAGCCGCGTAACGCCGCCGCCTACAGCCCGGACACCGACCGGGGGGTCCTCGGCCATATCGAAGACATCCTCCGACACGGACAAGCACGCGGCGAGTTCCGGGCATTCGACACGTTCACCATGGCGGCCGCCATCCAACGCTCACTCGGCGGACTGCCCCTGCTGCTGCAGACCAAGCCCGACCTCGACCTGCGCGATTACGCCACCGAACTGGTGACGCTCTTCGACCTCGCAACCCGCCACCCCAACCACAAGCCGGATAGGTAG